The DNA window TCGCAATCTAATCCATACGCTATGTACGGTGACGTCACAATATCTCCGAGATATCCGCGGTGCAAGTATCTCTCCCCGCACTTGTATACACCAGCTGCAAACGTGACATTTGGTCGACATACCTCCGTTTCCAGCCAAGTAAATGGCACTCCATGTTCCCTAAAATGCTTATATTCCTGGAAAGATATTTGCTTCGCTATTTCTCTCAGGCGCATGTGGTAATCCCAGTCGAAGACCCCGGCTCTGGTGTCGTATCGCAAGCCGAGGCTATGTCTCACTCGATGCTCCCAGAGCTCGCACGCATTAAACTGATTCGTATTTCCTGTTGTCCAGAAATTGAATAGATTTTCAATGTAGTCCCTTTCGCGGTATTTCATCTGGTCTATAGATATGCATGGTAGGAGGCAGCTCATGTATTCAGTGTTGGTAATCATGCCAATTAGTTGACGTGCTTTTGCGGTCAAATACCTGGAGGTGGAAGGTCGAAGGAGAATATTACCATATACTTCCAAGAACCGCCTGGTCTTTTCGAGTAGACCGCATTTCGTTGTTCTTTCTAAAGCGAGGGACATTAATAGAAGTTGTCTTGCGATGAGCTCCGGACAACCATCGATGACAAATATGTTCATATAACGCCTCGTGTGGCGGTATGCTTGAGCCAGAGTCTTGATAAGGTGTCGTGCATCACAGCCACCGATGACTAAAAAATTGAGCTCATACGAGTTTTCATCTCCATGTTTTAAATACTCCTCTTGCAAATCTAGTGCAGGACTAGTTCCCCAGAACATTTTTGTCTCGACACAACAACGATCGACTGAGAAATGGCCAAGTTGTCAACGTCGTAGCAACGTAAACAAGCGCTGAAGCGTGTGCAGTAGGGGGTTGCCATGGAAACGGGGCTATTTGTGacagagttttatttttcactgcACTCCTCGAGGATGCGCCCGCTTAAAACTAATGACCTGATAATCTAGAAAGCCAGTCAAACGATCATTTAAGTATTGATTTTATGTaagaaaatctaaatttataacctaacaaatataaaaatgtttttatctcGCCAGTGATGTTGTGCTCGGCTACTAGTTTCTCAATCTCAGCATTTTTCCTTATTCCCAACGTCTCCGCTGGCTCGGCCACTTAGAAAGAATGGATGATGTTCGTGGTGTCAAACGCGCATACATGGGACGACGCCTAGTTGGCCGTCCCAGGTATCGCTGGATGGATAAGGTGGGTAAAGATCTTCGGGAGCTGTAAGTCCGGGACTGGGAACGGCGCTGGATCGGAGAAAGCGGagacttttgttgtcggaGGTCAAGGCCCACTTCGGGTCACTGCTTCAACCTAATtagctagttatataaaaatgtatcaaatcgttaaataaaataaaaaatacataatatgatattatatactaaaaaaaatattaaaagttgttGCGGATGATTTAAGGTAGGAGTTGTTGTGACACGAGAAAAAAAGAGAACCTTAgaagtaaattgtttttatttaatttaatttaaataaattcttaaaataaatgcctcaatatactaatttaatagcaatatcgtatattaaaactaatttgttCTGTAcaagaatattattatttacagcgCTCCTTCCAACAACACCATAAATAATAGATAAGcatattaactaaataaataaattaaaaatatatttaagtattctTTGTTAAAATTCATCAACATATTGAAAACTGAATGATCCaattaacaaagattttaggaacagtattgtaaaatttaaaaattttaatttgttcttaaaaaaaaaaggaaatggCAACATTTGTGGAATGATGGTATAAGTCAAAATCTGGCGTCTTTAGACCTGTATCTAGATATTACAAGACGATAAATATTCATACGATAgcattttgcttttatttgtcATCTGTTACCTTCGTATTTTAAGGTCTTCTTCTCGGTCTCTCTTTCAATCACACAGAATCTTTTAACACTTCTTGTTTACCTTAACCTAATAAActgtttttcataatttagttagtgcatttttaaactaaatacgGTCCCAAATGTACCTAGATATCTTGCAATTAGTTGCCAATAATTCATACTCAGAAGTAAAAGACTAGATTTTACTACAACTACCGAATATAGTGAAGGAATCACTTTAGTTAAAACTGAATAGAgcattcatattttttgttgcatCTTCTAGACTTAGACTTTTGTCAAGAGAATCTGGAATCGTCCGGAGAAGATAATGATCTAGGTTTAGAATTTTTCGAGTCCATCAATGCTGGGTTACCCCGCCAACCAGCACCTGTGCTACGATTAGAGTAAGTAGAAGAAGTCACAGGCACCTTGCGGGTTTGTGTAATCTTCAACTTATTTAACCACAAGTCTCTAGTCTTTTTATTCCCTAatacaaagaataaaaacagTATAAATCCCTGGAAAGTTAccgtaaaagtaaaaaggtATGCAGCCACTATATTAAATGCAAACAAACCAAATATCCAGGGCAGACCGAAAAGGAACACGAGTAAACAACTGACAGAGGCACAGCGCATAGCTTCATTTGAATCCCCGTGCCTCTGAATCCTTCTAGATGCGAACACGGAACGAACTATCAGACAAAATAGCGTCCAGTTAGCTAACAACATGATAACTATAGGTGCATACACCGCAAGCCATAGAGCGAGACCAGAAGGATAACAAAATGCGCCACTCGGCGTCTTCTCTTCAAATCGGCCCGCATAGGAGTGGGGGGAGATTGAGAGAAGAATACCCACGACAGCGCAAGGGGCGCCCCACGAAAATGCCGACGCCCGCAGCAGCTTGTGAGAAGCATCACGCGTAAAGACCAAAACCAGTCTTCTGTAAGACAAAACGGCTGCAACTAACATCCAGCAGAAAGATGCTAATACAGAGTAATGCAAAGCCACCCCGAGCAACATACAACCCACGTTGTACTCATTGAACTTGGCAAAAACAACtattaagaaacaaacaaccaGTAAAAATACAGCTATACAAAGCTGCAGCCAGATCTTGTTACTGTAGTCTCTTCTCCAAGTCCTGAACATTGCAGCTGTCAAGCCTACCATTAAAAGACCTAAGAGTGATACACAACATCCGATAATAGATAGAATTTCTAAGATGTCCTCATCCCGCTGTGAGAACACTGGTCTGGGGACGAGAATTTCAGCAAAGTGCGTAAGATGATCGCATCGGCAGGTATCCATTAACCCCGACTGTGTGGCTCTGATAAAGGTGCAGCCTTCTTGTGACCAGTACCCGGTGCCGTCTTCGACGAAGTGCCAATAGGCACAGGCACGGCTAAGGTTTCTGTCTGGGTCCCTTGTTAGTGGGTTGATATGAATATCAACGACCTgccaaaaaaattgtttattgtttacacCTGGCTTAGCCAGTTGAATTACAAGCCGTATATTGACCTCTCCATATACTGACCTCTCCATGTCCAAACTGAGTGATATTCTCAACATTGACGCTGAGGACTCTGCTGTTGACAGAGAGTCTGTGGTGTGCGGAGGCGAAGGCGCGGTCGTTGCGGAACACGACGAAGCTGATTCTTCGCGAGGACTCCGCCACAGACTGCGGCAGGTGCACCACCGCTTCGTTGTCCTCCACGTTCAGAGTTGAAGAGTTCAGTTCTTCTATGAAATAAACGGAATATTGGCCACTTTGATAACTTATACATAAGATTTGATATAACTATGTAACAAATTCCAGTAAAATAGAGTTTTAACGAATTTGAATAGACTTAAAGGCCACCTGCACCAAGTGCTTGAACATTTTggatattaaacttttaatttaatttcg is part of the Papilio machaon chromosome 4, ilPapMach1.1, whole genome shotgun sequence genome and encodes:
- the LOC106718985 gene encoding dynein axonemal assembly factor 3 homolog, yielding MFWGTSPALDLQEEYLKHGDENSYELNFLVIGGCDARHLIKTLAQAYRHTRRYMNIFVIDGCPELIARQLLLMSLALERTTKCGLLEKTRRFLEVYGNILLRPSTSRYLTAKARQLIGMITNTEYMSCLLPCISIDQMKYRERDYIENLFNFWTTGNTNQFNACELWEHRVRHSLGLRYDTRAGVFDWDYHMRLREIAKQISFQEYKHFREHGVPFTWLETEVCRPNVTFAAGVYKCGERYLHRGYLGDIVTSPYIAYGLDCEDKDMLRSTQGANFKRATDVSERNVMRMLYELENRQKFDVNLMNLEDEKNLGLVVMSQIDAKISESVPEAPLLLREDRDTYINVDYGKVHFLSLSALDQYPHKPPFQGLFHGVFVGQNMLPRIKPSVWSMARDDAVVIMDTRKYLVEFLKEDVKAFGEQIQQAAATAQCNKKSTFDPEKDDFAKFLIRRKSESTDVSV